The Collinsella aerofaciens genomic interval TGGCGCGATTGGGGAAATTGCGTTGGCGGAATCGGCTAAAGTGCGATGGCGAAATTGGTTGTTTTTACAGTAGCGCTAACAGCGGGCCACGCGCTTCTCGCTGGCCCGGACGCCCTCGCGGCGCAGGCGCGCCCAGACGGTGCGGTACCCCCAGCACCCCGAGCCCTCGCGGAAGATGCGCACCACGCGGCCGCGTATGTCGGCGTCGCGGTCGCGCGGCACGGCGACGCGGGGCCTCCAGTACTCATAGGAGCTCTTCGATATCCTCAAGAAACCTGTGATCGAGCGGAGGGGCAGGGCGGTCGCCCGCCTCAATCTCTCGCCGAGCTCGCACTTGCTCCTGTTCGAGATCGAAGCCGGGTCCCACCCTTCCGCTTTTAGGTCGGCCAACACCGCCCTGAGCAGCAGGTTCTCTATCTGGTCCTCGTTGAGCCCGGCGAGCGGGCCGGTCGCGGGCGGGGCGTAGGTCGACTTGTCGGGGCCCAAGCTGGCCTCCTTCCGTGGCGGTTTCCTCGCCACGATTCTACAGCCCCCGCCGGTGTAGCTGCGCGGGAGGTGCCCCGTCGCCCACTTCTTGGCCGCGCCCACCGTGACCCCCGCGAACTCCGCGGCGGCGGTGGGCCCCATGCCGTCCTCCGTCGCCAGGAGGAAGAGCTCGACCTTCTCCCTGCTGTACATGCGAACCTCCAGTCCGGACCGCCCCGCGGTCCAACTTTCTGTCCGCACCCCCGATTGGCTTTTTCGAACTCATCTATTAAACGTCTTAGAAAAGCGGCTAATCCTTGATGGGATCGAATATGGCCTCGATGGGGATGAAATAATCATGTTGGCAGCGCGCGGATTCAGACGATTTATTTCACTTCTTAGTGGCATGGCGCTTGCGCTTGTCATAGCCCTTGCCGTTGTTTCTTTTGCTCCCCGTGCATTTGGTTACATGCCCTTCGCCGTGCTCTCGGGCTCTATGGAACCCGAGCTCCCCGTCGGCTCCATGGTGTTTGTTCACCAGGTTGACCCAACGAATATTGCCGTGGGCGACAGTGCAACTTTTTACCGATCGGACGGCGCTGTGGTGACTCACCAGGTGTACGAGGTCGATCCTGTGGCGCAGACGATCAGCACGCAGGGAATCGCAAACAAAAATGCAGATGGAATCATCATGCACGACGCCGAGCAGACGCCTTTTTCACGCGTGATCGGCGTCGTCTCTTTTTGTGTCCCTTACCTGGGCTTCGTTAATGCATATTGCACGACGATGCCCGGTTTGTTTGTTGTGGTGGCCGTTCTGGCGCTGCTAGTCGCGGTGTCGATTGTGCTCGATCGGATGGTTCCCGACGAGCCTGCGGGCAATCATGCCCGCGCGCATGCGAAGGGGCGGCGTTCATAGCGGCAGGGGAGAGGCGCCGGCAACGGCAAGGGCCGTTGCCGGGGAAGTCGATTTTCGAAAGGAAGAGAACGATGGAAAACAAGAAGAAAAAGCGCTACGGCATCATTGCCGCCTTGCTGCTGCTGGTACTGGCTGCCGGCGTGGGCACCTACGCCTGGCTGTCGGCTACGCAGTCGCTGAAGAACGAATTTACGGTTGGCAGCATCGGCAAGCCCGAAGTGAAGCCCGACCCCGATCAACCGGACAAGCCCGGCACTGATCCCACGAACCCCTCAGTGGATGGTTACCTGTTTGAGACCAAGTGGGTGAAGGACTCCAAGATGATTCCCGACACCAACATCGATAAGAATCCCAACGTCGGTATCGGCAAGGATTCCGATAGCTCCTATGTGTTCGTCTACGTGAAGAACGCCATCGTGAAGGACGGTGAAGGCGCGCTTGCCAAGATCCCGTACTTCACCCTTAACAATGGCTGGAAGCCGGTTGCTACTGACCAGGTGAAGACCAACGGCAACGAAGGCCAGTACGTGAGCGGTCTGTTCATGTATACCGCTGACGGAACCAACGCTCCTGCAAAGCTTACCCCCGCTAATGACAAGGCTGCTTACACCGGCGAGCTGTTCAGCATCGTGCATATCCCGGCTACCATGAACAGCACGGATGTCGTTGAAAATCCTGCTATGACGGTCTCCTGCTACATCTTCGGCGCTGACCAGAAGGGCGACAAGACTGACGCTGCCGCCAACGCTGTCGAGCAGGCCAAGGCTTGGGCTAAGACTCAGGCTCAGGCTTAACCCCTCCCCACCGAGATCCCGGCCCGCTCCCCATCCCCATTTTCGGGTCGGGATCTCGATCCCCCTTTGATCGACGATTGGCGAACGTAATGCTCAACAATCTTTCCGACAATCAGAAACGCACCTTGGCGCTTGCGGCGATGGCGCTGTTGGCCCTGGCGTGCCTGTGCGGCACGCTGGCTTTTACCGTTGATATGGTCCCGGCGAACAACGTCCTATCGTTTGGCAGCGTGAAGGTACGAGTCTGCGAATACACCCTAAACGAGCAGGGCGAGGAGATTCCGTTTGAGGCCAACGAGCACGGGGACTATCCCGACACCAAGGCCGGGGGCTCTGACATCAGCCGCATCGTGCGCGTGGAGAACGCCGGCGCGCAGCCTGAGTACGTTCGCGCTCGTCTGCGCATGACGTCGGTGGCGCCCGACGGTTCGAGTGCGGATGCCTCGGGCAACGTTGCCTTTCACATGAACGCGGGCGAGGGGTCCCCGTGGATCGATGGCGGCGATGGGTGGTACTACTACCGCGGATTGGCCGGACGCGGGGGCGTGCTCGATTCCGGCGCCATGACGGAGAGTCTCATGGATTCGCTGCGCTTCGTGGGCGACTACAACGATGCCGCGCGCGGTGGCTCATTCAGGCTCGATATCGACGTCCAGGCCGTGCAGGCCAAAAACCAGCAGGCAAACGATACCGTCCTCGACGTGCTCGACGCCGCGGGCTGGCCGGAGGCGAACTAGCCCATGGAGATCAAGAACAGAAACCGAGGCGTGCTCGGCAGGCTGGTTGCCGTCGCGGCGATCGCCCTTTGCTGCGTTATGGTGCTGCCGGCGGCAGCGCATGCCGAGGAACAGACCGAATTCCATATCACAAACAGGAACGACTTCTTGGCGTGTGTCGCGCTGTCGCGTCAGCGCGACACATCGCAGTGGCGCGTCTATCTCGATAACGATATCGTTCTTAACGATGATGATATGAACGCCATTGTTGCGGATACGGTCAAGCACCTCTCCTTTGGCAACAAAGAGCATCCCTTTAAGGGCGTCTTTGACGGTCAAAACCATACCGTGAAGGGCCTGAACTACGAGAATAAGGTCTTGGACCCCGAGCACGACACGGGCTTCTTTGCCGAGACCGACGGCGCCACCATCAAGAACTTCCTTGTCGAGGACGCCAACATCTGGGCGGACTTCCGCGGCGGCATCATCGTGGGCAAGGCCGTCAACACCAGCTTCGAAAACGTCATGGTCATGGAGAGCACCCTGCACTTGACTTGCGCCAACAACATGCTCAACGTGATTACCAACGCGGGCTTTGAGGGAGGCCTGATCGCCGGCGAGCTCGACGGCTGCAGCCTCTACAACTGCGAGGTCCGTGGCGGCCGCGCCGTCAACAACACGACCTCGGGCGTGCAGGCAATCGGTGGCGAGGGCCTGTATATGGCGGCGTTTGCCGGCTACGTCAAGAACTCGACCATCGAGTACTGCCGCGTGACGCCTACGCGCAACGAGGATGGCTCGATTGCCGAGAAGGGCATGACCGACGTCACCAATAAATACGATGTGGCCGTCGGCGCCCTGGGCGGCAACAACGTGTACGCCTCGGGCTTTGTGGGCTGCATGGCGGGCGACGCCAAGATCATCGACTGCTTCTCGACGGCGCAGTGCTACAGCTATGCCGCATCGTACGTGGGCGTTGTCGCCGTGACGCGCGCGTGGACGGGTGGCCTGGCGGGCCGTATTTTGACTGAAAAGGGCAACGAGCTCGTCCGCAGCCACTTTGCGGGCGACCTGAGCTCGCGTCAATACAACCCCATCGCCGTGATCCCCATCATCCAAAACGATGTGAACCTGGGCGGCATTGCTGCGCGCGCCAACAAGGGAGATGCGACGGTCACCGAGTGCTACTTTAAGCCGAGCGTGAGCCTGTCTGGCAATAGCCAGGGCAATCCTGCCAAAAAGAAGATCCCCTCGTTTGGCGGCGACGGTACCACCAAGGGCGACGGCTTTGGCCCGTGGGACGACGGGCGCTACACCACGCGCGAGCTGTGGGAGGAGCACGACTACGACTTCTGTGCCGGCACCATGCGCTCGACCGCTAACGATGAGGCCCTTGGCGGTTCGCATGCCAACGAGTGGGCGATGGATTACAGGCTGAATATCCCCGTGCATGGCCAGAGCGTTAAGGCGACGATTGATTTTCCCGGCGCGGGTACCGCGACAATCGAGAAGACCAAACTTGGCAAAGACCAGGCGACCACGGATCCGTACGCCTTTGCCGTGAGTGCCGTGCTGGCGGGAACTGCCCAGGGCTTGGCCCAGGGCGATACATCGGTGACGTTCAAGCAGGAGACCTCCGCAAAGCCTGAGGGGCTGAGCGAGGCGAACGACGGCTACCGCTTTATGGGCTGGTTCCGCGAGCCCGATGTGCGTGTGAACCGAATCGGACAAGACAACAGCTGGTTTGATGGCAAGACCGATGATGCTGCTGTGAGGGATGGCAAGCGCGTTCAGGACAACACGAAGCACGAGGCGACCTCTATCTACACTGCCGACAACGGCAAGGATCATGCCGAGAGTGAGGGCTTCAAGGGCAATGATCTCTTTATCGCTTCATACGAGGCGCAGGTGCTGTTCTATAACGTTAAGGGCGAGACGCTTGATTGGAAAGACGGCAAGGCACACGATCCGTCCACGGACTGGTACCGCTATGGCGCCGGTTTGACGCCGGCTGCCCCCGCAGATCGCGGCGGCTTGCCGCCTACCGCGACGTTTATTGGATGGACCACGCAGCCGAACGCCGATAAGAGCATGAATGGCGCCTATGCTGCCATTACCTCAGATCAGCTGGCTGATCTGAAAAACAAGGGAGTATTCTATCCCGCGGGCAGCGAGATTGCCGTGGTCGGCCCCACCGATTTCTATCCCGTGTACAGCGACTACGTGTCGAACATCATGACGGTGTTCGAGGGCAATGAGCAGGACAAAATCGACAATGAGACCCTACGTGACGGCGTTGGCAAAACCAAAGTCGACGTCCAGACTGCCGGGGACGGCACCAGCGTCTACACGGTACAGGTGCGCGACACGGACGGTACGCCCCTGTCCGAGGGCGGCAAGCTGCCCGATGGGTATCGCTTCCTGGGCTGGTACGAAAACAAGCAGGCCGCCGATGGGTCCACGGTTGAGGTCCGCGTAAGCCGTGACCCAGGCTATACACTCCCTGCCGATGTCGATCTAACCGTGCCGCACACCTATACGGCGCGCTTTGAGTACCGCGTGGATTATTACGTCTGCGCGTACGCGAACGATGAATACACGAATTCGGAACTCCTTTGCTCTGTATGGAACGAGTACAAAACACCGTTTAACGAGCAGGTCGGCACAAGCTATGTTCGAGAGAACGTGGTTCACTGGGGTTCCGAGCACGTTAATCATGGCGACAAGGATGCCTATAAGGGCGAATGCGCAGAGGGATACTACGACAGCAATACGCTAATCGTGGCCCCCATGAGCGCATATTCGCATAACGTGAGAAACGATACGGGGGCGGATACCCTAAAGAATGTCCTTGTGGATACAGATTTCCCGGGTTCTGGAACGTTTGACGAGGAAAAGGTTATTAATGCGTTGCAGTACACGTTTAAGCCATCTAGCGATCGTTATAGCTTGAAGTTTTGGACGCTTGAGAGAATCGGCGGTCGATGGACATATCTCAATACTCCTGAAAAGAAGGATACCGTAAAGGCTTCAATCAATTTCACTTCGAAATATCGCATGCGTGCGATGGTGACGACGCGCGTCGATTTTTATAAGAAAGATGGCACGGTCTGCAAGGAAACGACACGTCGCTACGAGAGTAATTTGCTCCAAAAGAAGAGTGGCGAAGAGGATCCTCATTACACGTACAAGTATCCATTCATCTATACGAATGATACGGTTGATAAGAATTCCGGCGGGGACAGCGACACAATTGAAAATCCAGATCTGACCCTCGAGTCCTCTCCGACTGATGCTGACATGGCCGTGCTGGGCTATAAGTTCCTGGGCTGGATTTCGACCGCCGAGGTCAAGAAGGATTCTGCCGTCTGGAAATATATCTATGATGTCGCCAACGACCCCTATGTGACGAGCAATTCGGAGAAGGCGGCGCCATACTTGGCGACGGATGACTCCAAGGTCACCCAGTGCCAGGATGCCTATCCCGTCTACGCAAAGTACGACGTCAACTACACCACCAACCTGCACCGCGCAGGTTTTGATGGCACGGACAAGGTTAATGTGCCTAGGTACGACATCGCTCCCGTTATCAACGCGGGCACCGACCCTGCTACGGCAACGGTGACCCCTGACGTTGCGACGCCGGTTTATAAAGCGGGCGGTAAGCTGTATGAGTTGCAGAAGGTTGAGATTGAGCTTCCGAATGGCGAAGTTAAAAAGCTCGAACCTAACGGCGATAACTCGTATTCCTATCAGGTGGAACCCGGCGGGGCCTATACATTTGTGGCGTACTATTCGCCGTTGGCGGTCGTGTACCATCTCAATGCCAAAGATGTGGATGGCAAAGTTGCTCAGAAAGGCGATATGCTCGGCAACCTTGATGGCGGCATCCCGAAGCCCACTTATGACGTCAGCACTATCGATGCGGATACAGGAGGTGCGTTCAACGTCTTCGTGGGCTGGACGGAAGCCCAGCCGGCACCTGGCAAGGGCTATGTCGCTTGGTCTGAGGGTATCCGTATGGTGAGTGCTTCTACCGTGGTCAAGGCCCCCATGGAGCTGTACCCGGTCTACCGTCCCAGCCTGGTTACCGTTCAATCGAACATCGACTCAAATCTCGCGAATCCTGCTCTTGTCCGCGGTCTCGGCCGTACTGATTCCGGCGACCAGATTTCTCTTGAGGTCAAGGCTGTCAAGGAGGTTGTGGGCATTGACGGCACCAAGTACGACTTTGTCGGCTGGTCGCGCGACTATGAATCCGATGGCAAATACACCCTGATGACCGATGACGAGAAGTATCCCCTCGAGGGCAGTGAGCCCTTTGAGAGCGTGACCTACACCGCGGTGTACAAGATCGCGCCGCATAAGGTGCGCTATCACGGTGTCGACGGGTCGGTCATCTTTACGGCGACGGTCGACTCGGACGACGAGCGAGCGACGGGCGCGGGTTTCGTTCATGACGTCGATGTTCCCAAGATGGATGAGGGTGGCAACCCGGTCTTTGATGACAAGGGCGATCCCGTGATGGAACAAAAGTCCGTCGCGTATGACCCGGACGCTTATTCCAAGATCGTTGCGCAGCTCGATGAGCGGGCGGCGACCAGCGGTGACGTGCGCGAACTCTTCCTGGAGTGGCGATATGTGGGTGTCGATGGCACTGCGAAGTCTTGGAATGGGTTTAAGGGCGAGCCGATCACGGGAGACATGGATCTGTATCCCGTGACGTATCGCGTGACCGCCAACGACACGTCCGATGCTGCGAACCCCGTAGCCATGACCGCGAAGCTCAAGTGGCTGCTCGATCCCACTGCTGCCAATACGGTCGATGACAATGCCGATAAGGCGCCGTTTAAGGTTTGCTTTGCCGAGCCGTTTATGGGAACGCAGTTGACTGTCACGGTTAAGCAGGCGAGCTATGGCCCCAATGCATCCGTGACGGAGGAGCCCGTAAACGGCAAGCTTGTCTCGCTCTACAGCCTGGGCTCGGGTAATGGTTCGTTCGACTTGGCCAACCGCCTGGATTCCAAGACGACGGGCGAAGGGGAGCAAGGCGACGGCAATGCTGTGTTCAACTTTGACCAGACTCATGCGCTGACGGTCGTTAAAAAGACTACCGATGCCAGCGCCATGGGACAAACGTTCCGCTTTAAGGTGACACGCAAGGCGTCGGAGGATTCTCCTGCCGAGACGCGCATGGTCGAGGTAAAGGTCGATGGGACGCAGCAAGAAAACGGCAAGACCTGGTATGTCGGCAGCGTGCAATTTGCCGCGTCGACGGGCATCTATACCGTCGAGGAAGATACGGCTTGGGCATGGCGCTACGAGGGTGAACTGAGCACGCCGGGCAAGGCGCCCGGTAAATCTGCCGAGCTGACCATCTCGTCCGCCTCGAGCGCGGGCGACACCGTGGTGACGTGCGTCAACACGCGCGCGAAGGACAAATGGGTCGATGGTGGCTCGCGTGCCAAGAATGTTTGGGAAAACGGCACGCTGAGGAGGGAGGACTAGGATGACTAAGCGCAAGCGGATCGTCGCCCTCCTTGTCGGCGTTCTCCTTTTGGCCGGCGCTGCCGGCACCTTTGCGTGGCTTTCGGTTACGGGCGTGCTGGTCAACGAGTTTGGCTTTGGCTCGGTGTCGCCTTCAGTGGACGAGACGCTCAAGGACAACGTGAAAAGGGATGTCTCGGTTAAAAACACGGGATCGGCTCCGGCATACCTGCGTGTTGCGGTGGATATCTACTGGCAGGATCAGGATGGCGCGCGCCTGTGGGATGAGCCGGTTGCCGACGCCGACTACACCATTGAGTGGGGCGATAAAGGCGATGCCGCTGCCGCTAACAGCCCTTCATCTTGGGTTCTTGCGAGCGACGGGTTCTACTACTGGACGTCTCCTGTTGCGCCGCTCGGCAAGACGGACGTGCTCATCAAGAGCGTGACCGAGCGGAAGGCAGCTGGTAAGAACCTGGTCGTCGACATTTCGACCCAGGCAATTCAATCCACGCCCGACGATGCGGTTACAGAGGCATGGGGTTGCACGGTCAAGGATGGCGTGCTGGTGCCGCCGCATGGAGGTGCGTAAGTATGGCGTTCCCGATTCGTAAAGGCGTTGCGCGCTCCTTGCGTTGCGTGGTCGCGGCCATTCTCTGCGTGGTCGCGCTCGCCGTTCCCGCCCGTGCGTTCGCCGATACTCCCGCGATTGCGTATGACGGAAATGCGCGCCAGCTGACGGTCTCGGGGGCGACGATGTCCTCGGGGGAGCCCGACCTGTTTCCAGCTTTTAAAGATCTAATGCCGGGCGATGAGCGCGAGCAGCAGATCGAGATTCGCGCCACAGGCGTAAAGTCCCAGGTGCGCGTATTTGTGCGCGCCGTTGTCGATCACGAGACGACACACCTGCTGTCGCCCATCACATTAACGGCAGCGGTCAGCGATGCGTCCGCAGACTGGCTCCAGGCAGGAACGCCGGGCAGCGTGTTCGCCCACCCTACGCAGGTCGCAACGTTTACGAGCGATGGCAGCACAGTGCTCAATTTGCAACTAAGTGTCCCGACGTCGGTAGGCAATGAGCTTGCCGACGCAAACAAGACCATTCGCTGGGAAATCACTGCCGAGGACGATGGCGAAACAATTCCTGCGCAGCCCGCTGGCCCCAAAAAGCCCGGCCTGTTTGGCCTGGCTGCGACGGGCGACAACTCGCTCGCTCTGCTTTTGACGCTGCTAACGCTAGCGATTATCGCTTTTATGGTCGCGCTGTTCTTGTCTCAAAGGAATAAGCGCTAGGTCCATCTTCTAAATGCAACGCCCTCCCGGGTGGCGGGCACGAAGTTCCCTGCTCTACAGTCCTGCGCAAGTTGAAGGCCACAAGACGTGGCCTTCAACTTATATATGTTCAGCAGATGTCCCCATGACAAGCCGCGCTTCAACACCGAGGCGTCTGCCCGGCGACGCGGAATGTAAGGTTCATCGCGAGTTCCGCACGAGCCGGAGAGCACTTAATGTGCTCTCCGTGCGAGCAGGACTGTCCGAGCAGGGAACCTTACGTTCCGTGCCGCCGGGCAGACGAACCAGTTAAGACGCGCCGCTACTTGATCTTGGTCGTACCCGGTGCCAGGTTGGGGTCGGTCTCGTTGGCCTCGGTCTGGAAGTGCTCGGTGTACACGTTCTTGCCGTCGCGGAACATCTCGTAGTACTGCATCTTGGCGTAATCCTCGCGCGCCTTGGTGGCGGCTGCGGCAGCGGCGTCGTCACCGGTGACGTTGGAGGAGAGCGCCCAGCGCAGGCTGGCGTCCTCGTAGCCCACCGAGTTGATGGCGGGCAGCGACTTACGCAGCGTCATGTGCGCTTTCTGGTAGTCGGTCAGCGGGGCGCCGATCAGCTGCATAAGCTGGGTGGACAGGTAGTTGGTGGACAGGTCGTCGACCTCGCTCGTCTGGTCGCAACCGGCAACGTCGTAGTTAGCCCAAATGATGTAGTCGGTCTGCCACAGACGTTCCTGGTGCGTGGCATCGTCCTCGCCGGTAAACCACTTATCGTTGAACTTGGACGGGAAGAACGGCTGGTGGTCGCCCCAGAACACCACGACCACCTTGCGATCGAGTTTGCTCAGGGCGTTGAGGAAGTAGCGAAGCGCCTGGTCGGACTGCTCGATGCACGAGACGTACTCGTCGACATCGGACAGCGTGCCGTCCTCAACGGTCTTGGCGTCCAGGTCGGTTGTGTCGATGTTGAGATGCATCTGCTTGTCGACCGGCAGCAGGCCCGTGTCGTAGCCCGAGTGGTTCTGCATGGTCACGTCGAAGATAAACTGCGGATCGGCGTTCTGGTCGAGCAACTCGAGAATCTTGTCGTAGGTAGCCTGGTCGGTCACCATGCCGCGCAGGGTGTCGGCTCCCTGGAAGTCGTTGATGGACAGGAACTGGTCAAAGCCAAAGTCCTTGTAGACGTTCTCGCGGTTCCAGTTGGTCGCGTGGTTGGGGTGCATGGCTGTGGTGGAATATCCGAGCGACTTGAACTGCTCTGCCAGGTTCCCGGTCGTTTCCATGTTGTAGATGGTGTAGGGGTACACACCCGAGCCCAGGTTGGCCATGGAGTTGCCGGTCATAAACTCAAACTCGGTATTGGCGGTACCGCCGCCGTAGGCGCTCACGTAGAGCTTGCCGCGGCTGAGGCAGTTGGACAGGCTCTTAAAGTACTGCGGGCCCTCGTAGCCGGCGCGCATATTCTGGTAGATGGATAGATCC includes:
- a CDS encoding IS3 family transposase → MYSREKVELFLLATEDGMGPTAAAEFAGVTVGAAKKWATGHLPRSYTGGGCRIVARKPPRKEASLGPDKSTYAPPATGPLAGLNEDQIENLLLRAVLADLKAEGWDPASISNRSKCELGERLRRATALPLRSITGFLRISKSSYEYWRPRVAVPRDRDADIRGRVVRIFREGSGCWGYRTVWARLRREGVRASEKRVARC
- a CDS encoding signal peptidase I; protein product: MLAARGFRRFISLLSGMALALVIALAVVSFAPRAFGYMPFAVLSGSMEPELPVGSMVFVHQVDPTNIAVGDSATFYRSDGAVVTHQVYEVDPVAQTISTQGIANKNADGIIMHDAEQTPFSRVIGVVSFCVPYLGFVNAYCTTMPGLFVVVAVLALLVAVSIVLDRMVPDEPAGNHARAHAKGRRS
- a CDS encoding SipW-dependent-type signal peptide-containing protein; translation: MENKKKKRYGIIAALLLLVLAAGVGTYAWLSATQSLKNEFTVGSIGKPEVKPDPDQPDKPGTDPTNPSVDGYLFETKWVKDSKMIPDTNIDKNPNVGIGKDSDSSYVFVYVKNAIVKDGEGALAKIPYFTLNNGWKPVATDQVKTNGNEGQYVSGLFMYTADGTNAPAKLTPANDKAAYTGELFSIVHIPATMNSTDVVENPAMTVSCYIFGADQKGDKTDAAANAVEQAKAWAKTQAQA
- a CDS encoding LTA synthase family protein; amino-acid sequence: MFAAAISLVGLAATVYLVLREAKAIRAQSGTVAKSALGWSVAFGLFQLFLTIWGAIGLVAQNEPLAFVMLILTNAILTGCAWASIARDRIAPRVFAFAAPDAPAPTGKLARLRGAFVGKPLVAAVLCLLLAGVFALLGMEVSSNHDFTWVYPLCILLEWAIITVLMTGLFFLFQRHGAAPAVLAFALFVLGIAEFFVITFKSMPIQPGDLSAISTAAAVAGNGYTFSISLFCVLSMGFTAIAMLLCEYAGLVAPHRQKGAANAKRMLLTNLLVAVLCLGGVTAHVTLIDYYNTLGITVYTWRPLESYWREGYLPAFISAAQSIKPPKPADYSVDDAKATLKKYAKAYDKSDAAKSDERAAAKEQFDSEKPTVIAIMNETFSDLSIYQNMRAGYEGPQYFKSLSNCLSRGKLYVSAYGGGTANTEFEFMTGNSMANLGSGVYPYTIYNMETTGNLAEQFKSLGYSTTAMHPNHATNWNRENVYKDFGFDQFLSINDFQGADTLRGMVTDQATYDKILELLDQNADPQFIFDVTMQNHSGYDTGLLPVDKQMHLNIDTTDLDAKTVEDGTLSDVDEYVSCIEQSDQALRYFLNALSKLDRKVVVVFWGDHQPFFPSKFNDKWFTGEDDATHQERLWQTDYIIWANYDVAGCDQTSEVDDLSTNYLSTQLMQLIGAPLTDYQKAHMTLRKSLPAINSVGYEDASLRWALSSNVTGDDAAAAAATKAREDYAKMQYYEMFRDGKNVYTEHFQTEANETDPNLAPGTTKIK